TGTGTTTTTCAAATCAACCTGAGCGGCTATCTGGTTTCCCTTTTCCGTTGGAAAGATCACGGTTACCTGATCATCATTCCCCACCACCTGTGCCGGACCGATCTCCCCTTGTCCCGCACTCACGATTCTGAATCCCTCGCTATTTCTGGCGATTTCTTCAGCCAGCGCCACATTTGATTCTCCATTGAACGTTGGGATCGCCAAGCTTAACGCGATGATCAATGACATCACCAATGCCCCAATCGTCGCCGGTTTCCATTTGGGTTGTGCGCTAAGAAAAGACCAGGCCGGCTCAAACCGTCCCCACCTCATGGAGGAATCTCTGTCCGGCCCCCGAAAGCGCTCGGAACTCAGCAGCTGTTCTTTGAGCCTCTCCCTGTGACTCGGGAGTTCGATCCTAGGAACCTTTACGGATTCCAATTTTCTGATGAGCTCATTTTTATCCATTGTCTTCACCTCCGTCCGATCTTCCAATAACAGAACGGTTTTGGCGGCAAAACGTTGCGGTTACCCCATTTCCAGCCTCAGTTTTTCGAGACCGCGAGACAGCAGCGATCTCACCGTTCCCTCGCGTTTCCCCAGGATATCGGCAATTTCGCTGGTCGTCTTTTCCTCGAAAAACCTCAAGGCGATGACTTCCTGGTATTTTGAAGGAAGTTGCCGGATCATTCCCTGCAAACTCAGGAATTCCTCGTGCCGCTTGAGTTCTTCCTCAGCATCAATAATCTCGGAAGAAGCGCCGAGGAGACTTTCCGGCTGCCGGATTGCTTCAAGAGGAACAGCGTAATGTCCGTTTCGACGGAAGTAGTTGGCAATCTCATTACCGGCAATTCGATAGAGCCAGGCTGAAAAAGGAATATTTTGCCAGCGGAATTGCCCTATCTTGTCCAACGCCTTCAAGAAAGTCTCCGAGGTTATGTCCTCGGCGGTCTGGAGATCGGCGACTCTTTTCAACACATAGCCAAAGATGAGGGCATAGTTCTGCTCATAGAGTACACCGAAGGCTTGAGGGTCCTTCTGGGCCCAGCCGACAAGTTCTTTTTCCTGCTTGATGTCCATC
This genomic window from Dehalococcoidia bacterium contains:
- a CDS encoding sigma-70 family RNA polymerase sigma factor → MDIKQEKELVGWAQKDPQAFGVLYEQNYALIFGYVLKRVADLQTAEDITSETFLKALDKIGQFRWQNIPFSAWLYRIAGNEIANYFRRNGHYAVPLEAIRQPESLLGASSEIIDAEEELKRHEEFLSLQGMIRQLPSKYQEVIALRFFEEKTTSEIADILGKREGTVRSLLSRGLEKLRLEMG